A genomic region of Bernardetia sp. ABR2-2B contains the following coding sequences:
- a CDS encoding ferredoxin--NADP reductase, with protein sequence MSSNRYQTLKIKEIVRETPDTITIHLKQPLFRKIPYYAGQFLTLIVKDSTGKKYRRAYSLCSAPHLDSTLAVTVKRVEGGIVSNLLNDTLKAGEKLDIMEPMGNFILRTHPDNNRHIVLFGGGSGITPLMSMLKVALSYEQNSVVSLIYTCRDEESTIFKNQLDQLKEKHGDRFNLIYSLTQPKTDLSTKENHFEGRITKEFIKTTLEKLPNIKDRTFYLCGPEGMMDTVEETLSEMNVASDTVHKENFFAPVNSDDENGEVVPDGRKTVKIVLNGEESEVAVDAKKTILDAALDSEIDMPYSCQSGLCTACRGLCLSGKVTMDSNEALSEAEITEGYILTCQAHPLTEDVKVDMDA encoded by the coding sequence ATGTCATCTAATCGTTATCAAACCTTAAAAATAAAAGAAATTGTCAGAGAAACACCTGACACTATCACTATACATCTCAAACAACCTCTTTTTAGAAAAATTCCTTATTATGCAGGTCAGTTTCTGACGCTGATTGTCAAGGATTCGACTGGTAAAAAATATCGTCGTGCCTATTCCCTTTGTTCTGCTCCTCATTTGGATAGTACACTTGCCGTAACTGTAAAACGTGTAGAAGGAGGTATAGTTTCGAATCTTTTGAACGATACGCTAAAAGCAGGAGAAAAACTAGATATTATGGAGCCAATGGGCAATTTTATCTTACGAACACATCCAGATAACAATCGTCATATTGTTCTTTTTGGTGGGGGTAGTGGAATCACGCCACTTATGTCAATGCTAAAAGTAGCTTTAAGTTATGAACAAAACAGTGTTGTTTCTTTGATTTATACGTGTAGAGATGAAGAAAGCACTATTTTCAAAAATCAGTTAGACCAACTAAAAGAAAAACATGGAGATAGATTCAATTTAATTTATTCTTTGACACAGCCAAAGACAGATTTATCTACTAAAGAAAATCATTTTGAAGGTCGCATCACAAAAGAGTTTATCAAAACAACTCTAGAAAAGCTTCCAAACATAAAAGATAGAACTTTCTATTTGTGTGGTCCTGAAGGAATGATGGATACCGTAGAAGAAACACTATCCGAAATGAATGTAGCTAGTGATACTGTTCATAAGGAAAACTTTTTTGCGCCTGTTAATTCTGATGATGAAAATGGAGAAGTAGTTCCTGATGGAAGAAAAACAGTAAAAATCGTCTTGAATGGCGAAGAGTCAGAAGTAGCTGTCGATGCAAAAAAGACAATTTTAGATGCTGCTTTAGATAGTGAAATTGATATGCCATATTCGTGTCAGAGTGGTCTTTGTACGGCCTGTCGTGGTCTTTGTTTGTCTGGAAAAGTTACAATGGATTCGAACGAAGCTCTTAGTGAAGCTGAAATTACAGAAGGTTATATTCTAACGTGCCAAGCACACCCACTTACAGAGGATGTAAAAGTAGATATGGATGCTTAA
- a CDS encoding response regulator — MIKIENFLPPASVSDFSVPSQNQAQALFSFLKSVNHSSSSNELYNTIYTHLNSVFEIDFILITASNQALYYKNNTESSLPLSSGSISDLEDAIRNETLKKLVLTEKENRYHFICLSIQHSNQLVHVFVCITKDSFEKIDSQTTTFLNCFLEMVLSAFIQLDKKENDIKFKTIFDAFQDIYFQANQDGIINTISPSLKPILGYETNEVIGKALHTFLLSKETLENLFFILKERKKIKNYEIKLISKLGTPKTLLCNFQIIEDKTNNQIIGIEGVAREINEAKKVNQEAQKSKQNIERILESKKQFLADMGHEIRTPMNGIIGMIDLLRTTKLDEEQNHFLDTIESSSNDLLVILNNVLDLSKIEANKMLLKPEAFELKSLLEQLKLLFEKEIQKKSIHLTLKITEKTPPRIIADKSRLLQIFSYLLSNAIKYNFHNGEINIFIDTLKEEEGKLLLQGEVKDTGIGISEENQEFLFDSFSKLQHNYQKTVSGTGLGLTIAKQLVEIMGGTMQVWAKEKEGSTFYFSFEALKSTEISENKSDNQSEKEEQKVISEIDSEWENSFVNNPLILVVDDNTTNLTVAKKILEKSGCQIMTAINGKEAIQKIKDNKFELVYMDIQMPEMDGVTATRFVKRLKIQIPPIIALTAFTVAEEKERFINAGMDDYLSKPVKAGVLIQKTKKWIDQKFYNINDKKLKEKNIEQSQNDSKKVSSQALFSSESLKYLPIVNTQTAQQLQKWGGRELVDESYQLFEEETTGLLIEAIMAYNQKDRKTLKLHVHTIKGSAATLGIDRMATIATEIDAMLKDNIDAEVSEQMEAFEHSFEEYRLNYRIILNL; from the coding sequence ATGATAAAGATAGAAAATTTTTTACCTCCTGCTTCAGTATCAGATTTTTCTGTGCCTTCTCAAAATCAAGCACAAGCACTTTTTTCTTTTTTAAAATCAGTAAATCATTCTAGCTCATCTAATGAACTTTATAATACTATTTATACTCATCTAAATTCAGTTTTTGAAATAGATTTTATTCTTATTACGGCATCAAACCAAGCTCTTTATTACAAAAATAACACTGAAAGTAGCCTTCCTTTGAGTAGTGGAAGTATCTCTGATTTAGAAGATGCAATAAGAAATGAAACTTTAAAAAAGCTTGTCTTGACAGAGAAAGAGAACAGATACCATTTTATTTGTCTTTCTATCCAACATTCTAATCAGTTGGTACATGTTTTTGTTTGTATTACCAAAGATAGTTTTGAAAAAATAGATAGCCAGACTACTACTTTTTTAAATTGCTTTTTGGAAATGGTTTTGTCAGCTTTTATTCAGTTAGACAAAAAAGAAAACGATATAAAATTCAAAACTATTTTTGATGCTTTTCAAGATATTTATTTCCAAGCTAATCAAGATGGAATTATTAATACGATAAGTCCGTCTTTAAAACCTATTTTGGGATATGAAACAAATGAGGTAATTGGTAAAGCTCTTCATACCTTTTTATTGTCAAAGGAAACATTAGAAAACTTATTTTTTATTTTAAAAGAACGAAAAAAGATAAAAAATTATGAAATAAAATTAATCTCAAAATTAGGAACTCCAAAAACACTTCTTTGTAACTTTCAAATAATAGAAGACAAAACAAATAATCAAATTATAGGAATAGAAGGAGTAGCACGAGAAATAAACGAAGCAAAAAAAGTAAATCAAGAAGCTCAAAAATCAAAACAAAATATAGAGAGAATCTTAGAAAGTAAGAAACAGTTTTTGGCTGATATGGGACACGAAATCCGAACACCTATGAACGGAATTATAGGAATGATTGATTTACTGCGTACTACAAAGTTAGATGAAGAACAAAATCATTTTTTAGATACCATTGAATCTTCTTCAAACGATTTATTAGTCATTCTGAATAATGTACTAGACCTATCTAAGATAGAAGCAAATAAAATGCTTCTGAAACCAGAAGCCTTTGAACTTAAATCACTTCTAGAACAGCTAAAATTATTATTCGAAAAAGAAATTCAAAAAAAATCTATTCATCTTACTTTAAAAATTACTGAAAAAACTCCTCCTAGAATAATTGCTGATAAAAGCCGATTGTTACAAATCTTTAGTTACTTATTATCAAATGCTATAAAATATAATTTTCATAATGGAGAAATAAATATTTTCATAGATACTCTTAAAGAAGAAGAGGGCAAACTGCTTTTACAAGGTGAAGTAAAAGATACAGGAATTGGAATTTCGGAAGAAAATCAAGAATTTTTATTTGATTCTTTTTCTAAACTACAACATAATTATCAAAAAACAGTAAGTGGAACAGGATTAGGACTTACAATAGCCAAGCAGCTTGTTGAGATAATGGGAGGAACGATGCAGGTTTGGGCGAAAGAAAAAGAAGGAAGTACGTTTTATTTTTCTTTTGAAGCATTGAAAAGTACAGAAATAAGTGAAAATAAATCTGATAATCAAAGTGAAAAAGAAGAACAAAAAGTAATTTCTGAAATAGATTCAGAATGGGAAAACTCGTTTGTAAATAACCCTCTTATTTTGGTAGTAGATGACAATACAACTAATCTAACAGTTGCCAAAAAAATACTGGAAAAGTCAGGGTGTCAGATAATGACAGCTATAAATGGAAAAGAAGCAATTCAAAAAATAAAAGATAATAAGTTTGAACTTGTCTATATGGATATTCAAATGCCAGAAATGGATGGGGTAACAGCTACTCGTTTTGTAAAAAGGCTCAAAATTCAGATTCCTCCTATCATTGCCTTGACAGCCTTTACTGTGGCAGAAGAAAAAGAACGCTTTATTAATGCTGGAATGGATGATTATTTGTCCAAACCTGTAAAAGCAGGAGTACTTATCCAAAAAACAAAAAAATGGATAGACCAAAAATTTTATAATATAAATGATAAAAAACTAAAAGAAAAAAACATAGAACAATCTCAAAATGATAGCAAAAAGGTAAGTTCACAGGCTTTATTCAGTTCAGAATCTTTAAAATACTTACCTATCGTAAATACACAAACAGCCCAACAGCTCCAAAAATGGGGAGGGCGAGAGCTTGTAGATGAGTCTTATCAACTTTTTGAGGAAGAAACAACAGGGCTTTTGATTGAGGCAATTATGGCATACAATCAAAAGGATAGAAAAACGTTGAAACTACATGTGCATACGATAAAAGGAAGTGCTGCAACTTTAGGAATAGATAGAATGGCAACCATCGCTACCGAAATAGATGCTATGCTGAAAGATAATATTGATGCTGAAGTTTCTGAACAAATGGAAGCCTTTGAACATTCTTTTGAAGAATATAGATTGAATTACCGAATTATATTGAATTTGTAA
- a CDS encoding cupin domain-containing protein, with product MNRKIESTDKKLIVKQWEASKKYWMTENEFTGIVVGKEATNSEYVITDGVIEPENFIPNHYHKWEDQTFHIIKGKLEVKIGDQNLIIDAGASVHCPRGIPHYMKNIGTENAHIISYIFPGDWTEDFFIETSKQVKSGKIDYKIIEEKFGVVYL from the coding sequence ATGAATAGAAAAATAGAAAGCACCGATAAAAAACTCATCGTAAAACAATGGGAGGCTAGTAAAAAATATTGGATGACTGAAAATGAATTCACTGGTATCGTAGTTGGTAAAGAGGCAACCAACTCTGAATATGTAATAACAGATGGTGTGATTGAGCCAGAGAATTTTATACCAAATCATTATCATAAATGGGAAGACCAAACTTTTCACATAATTAAAGGAAAATTAGAAGTGAAAATAGGCGACCAAAATTTAATTATAGACGCTGGTGCTTCAGTACATTGTCCAAGAGGAATTCCTCATTATATGAAAAACATTGGAACTGAAAATGCTCACATTATTAGTTATATTTTTCCAGGAGATTGGACTGAAGATTTTTTTATAGAAACTAGTAAGCAAGTAAAGTCTGGTAAGATTGATTATAAAATAATAGAAGAAAAATTTGGAGTTGTATATCTATAA
- the ettA gene encoding energy-dependent translational throttle protein EttA, whose translation MSTVDNKVIFSMAGVSKTYPPQKQVLKDIYLSFFYGAKIGVIGLNGAGKSTILKIIAGLETEYQGEVVFSPGYSVGYLEQEPKLDPTKTVKDIVQEGAQETVDLLKEFEDINLKFGDPEVLDDPDKMEKLIEKQAKVQEKLDALDAWSLDTKLEKAMDALRTPPEDAIIGNLSGGEKRRVALCRLLLKEPDVLLLDEPTNHLDAESVHWLEHHLREYKGTVIIVTHDRYFLDNVTSWILELENGKGIPWKANYSDWLDQKQQKMSENEKTASRYQKALQKELEWSRMNSKGKQAKSKARMSSYDKMMSEDQSQKDEKLEIFIPASERLGDVVIEANDVSKAFGDKLLFENLNFSLPKGGIVGVIGPNGAGKTTLFKMIMGTENPDAGTFKVGETVQVGYADQEHVHIDNEKSIFETITGGNELMMLGGKETNSRAYVSRFNFGGSDQQKKLKELSGGERNRVHLALTLKEGANLLLLDEPTNDLDVKTLRALEEGLDNFAGCAVVISHDRWFLDRVATHILAFEGDSQVRFYEGNFSEYMEDRQKRLGDEIPKRLKYKKLV comes from the coding sequence ATGAGTACAGTTGATAATAAAGTTATTTTTTCGATGGCAGGTGTGAGCAAAACTTATCCTCCTCAAAAACAAGTATTAAAAGATATTTATCTTTCGTTTTTTTATGGTGCTAAAATTGGCGTTATTGGTCTGAATGGGGCAGGTAAATCTACTATTCTCAAAATTATTGCAGGGTTAGAAACAGAATATCAAGGAGAAGTAGTTTTTTCCCCAGGTTATTCGGTGGGTTATTTGGAGCAAGAACCAAAACTTGACCCAACCAAAACAGTAAAAGACATCGTACAAGAAGGTGCACAAGAAACCGTAGATTTACTCAAAGAGTTTGAAGATATTAATTTAAAATTTGGCGACCCAGAAGTTTTGGACGACCCAGATAAAATGGAAAAACTCATCGAAAAACAAGCAAAAGTTCAAGAAAAGCTAGATGCCTTAGATGCTTGGAGTTTAGACACAAAGCTAGAAAAAGCGATGGATGCACTTCGCACACCTCCAGAAGACGCCATTATCGGTAATCTATCGGGTGGAGAAAAAAGACGTGTTGCACTTTGTCGTTTGCTTTTGAAAGAACCAGATGTTTTATTATTGGATGAGCCTACCAACCACTTGGATGCAGAATCTGTACATTGGCTAGAGCATCATTTGAGAGAGTATAAAGGAACAGTAATTATCGTTACGCACGACCGTTATTTCTTGGATAATGTAACGAGCTGGATTTTGGAGCTGGAAAATGGAAAAGGTATTCCGTGGAAAGCAAATTATTCAGATTGGTTAGACCAAAAGCAACAAAAAATGTCTGAAAATGAAAAAACAGCTTCTCGTTATCAAAAGGCACTACAAAAAGAGTTGGAATGGTCAAGAATGAACTCAAAAGGTAAACAAGCAAAATCGAAAGCTCGTATGTCTTCGTATGATAAAATGATGAGTGAAGATCAATCTCAAAAAGATGAAAAACTAGAAATTTTCATTCCTGCAAGTGAGCGTTTGGGAGATGTAGTTATTGAAGCTAATGATGTTTCGAAAGCATTTGGAGACAAACTACTCTTTGAAAATCTTAATTTTTCTTTGCCTAAAGGTGGAATTGTTGGAGTCATAGGACCAAATGGAGCAGGAAAAACAACCCTTTTCAAAATGATTATGGGAACAGAAAATCCTGATGCTGGAACATTTAAAGTTGGAGAAACCGTACAGGTAGGTTACGCAGACCAAGAACACGTACACATTGACAACGAAAAATCTATCTTCGAAACCATCACAGGAGGAAACGAATTGATGATGCTAGGAGGAAAGGAAACAAATTCTCGTGCCTACGTAAGTCGCTTTAACTTTGGAGGTTCAGACCAACAGAAAAAATTAAAAGAACTCTCTGGTGGAGAACGTAACCGAGTGCATTTAGCATTGACACTAAAAGAAGGTGCAAACTTACTTCTACTAGATGAGCCTACCAATGATTTGGACGTAAAAACATTGCGTGCCTTAGAGGAAGGTTTGGATAATTTTGCAGGTTGTGCTGTTGTTATTTCTCACGATAGATGGTTTTTGGACAGAGTAGCCACTCATATTTTGGCTTTTGAAGGCGATTCACAAGTTCGTTTTTATGAAGGAAACTTTAGCGAGTATATGGAAGACCGTCAGAAAAGATTGGGAGATGAAATTCCTAAACGTTTGAAATACAAAAAATTAGTTTAA
- a CDS encoding DUF3667 domain-containing protein: MPTQLPTKTVCLNCDYPVKTENKYCPNCGQENADKRISLGLLLQDAFATAFNLESRVFKTIPYFLFYPGRLTNEFLDGKRVRYMHPFKIYLLSSILFFFVVIKLFTPSIEEAIRGLKSGADESELNLGITLNDSTIASTKNKDSLENIRSAFITGLEEGVKHKETSSSTEILKKFEEGWNKSEIEDSISDEVLQKITQKQSIIKDSLSKVLEAFKRGELNDSTINIDSLEVLVTDSVLLAKSIFMLDKKVKEKQGTLRRFFDLIQDRNMTPKVLLDSIGSKRKDGLYIPFAEQLLKIGRNDPAIFLADIINNIGTLMFFTLPILALFFKPFYIRRNKYYIDHLIFTLHLQAFTFIILTLAAIFFHWDLLPISIILFFGLMIYVWLAFKKVYKQGFFKTTIKAYMISFLYAMILIFMLSINLIYSFFMF; the protein is encoded by the coding sequence ATGCCTACTCAACTTCCTACTAAAACAGTTTGTCTTAATTGTGATTATCCAGTAAAAACTGAAAACAAATACTGCCCAAATTGTGGACAAGAAAATGCCGACAAACGCATTTCTTTAGGATTATTACTACAAGATGCTTTTGCAACAGCTTTCAATCTTGAGTCAAGGGTTTTTAAAACCATTCCTTATTTTCTATTTTATCCAGGACGACTAACCAATGAGTTTTTAGATGGAAAAAGAGTGCGTTATATGCACCCTTTCAAGATTTATTTACTTTCTAGTATTCTTTTCTTTTTTGTGGTTATCAAATTATTTACTCCTAGCATTGAAGAAGCTATTAGAGGTTTGAAGAGTGGTGCTGATGAAAGTGAATTAAATCTTGGGATTACACTAAATGACTCTACGATAGCGAGTACTAAGAATAAAGATTCATTGGAAAATATAAGAAGTGCTTTTATTACAGGTTTGGAGGAAGGAGTAAAGCATAAGGAAACAAGCAGCTCAACAGAAATCCTAAAAAAATTCGAAGAAGGTTGGAACAAATCTGAAATAGAAGACTCTATTTCAGATGAAGTATTACAAAAAATTACTCAGAAGCAATCTATTATTAAAGACTCCTTATCCAAAGTTCTTGAAGCTTTTAAGCGAGGAGAATTAAATGATTCTACAATAAATATAGATTCCTTAGAAGTTCTTGTAACAGATAGTGTGTTATTAGCAAAATCTATTTTCATGCTTGATAAAAAAGTAAAGGAAAAACAAGGAACACTACGTAGATTTTTTGATTTGATTCAAGATAGAAATATGACACCAAAAGTGTTGTTAGATTCCATTGGTAGCAAACGAAAAGATGGTTTGTACATACCATTTGCAGAACAATTACTCAAAATTGGTAGAAACGACCCTGCTATATTTTTAGCTGACATCATCAATAACATAGGAACGCTTATGTTTTTTACGCTACCAATATTGGCTCTATTTTTTAAGCCCTTTTATATTCGACGAAATAAATATTATATAGACCACCTCATTTTTACGCTTCATTTACAAGCATTTACGTTTATTATTCTGACTTTAGCAGCTATATTCTTTCACTGGGACTTGCTACCAATCAGTATAATACTATTTTTTGGGCTAATGATTTATGTTTGGTTAGCTTTCAAAAAAGTGTATAAGCAAGGCTTCTTCAAGACGACTATCAAAGCCTACATGATTTCTTTCTTATACGCTATGATACTTATTTTTATGCTTTCTATCAATCTTATCTACTCCTTCTTTATGTTTTAA
- a CDS encoding tetratricopeptide repeat protein produces MNRLKQLLELLEKEPNDTFLLYALATEYLKTDTKKALEYFENLLQNHTDYIATYYHAAELYVTLESYKKANKTYLKGIEVCEKKIQKAQKKNKEADKVTLKSHQELKSAYELFLMEFEDEF; encoded by the coding sequence ATGAATAGATTAAAACAACTCTTAGAACTTTTAGAAAAAGAACCCAACGATACTTTTTTATTATATGCTCTTGCTACTGAGTATCTTAAAACAGACACAAAAAAAGCATTAGAATACTTCGAAAACTTGCTTCAAAATCACACTGATTATATTGCTACTTATTATCATGCAGCAGAATTATATGTAACTTTAGAAAGTTACAAAAAAGCTAATAAAACGTATTTGAAAGGAATTGAAGTTTGTGAAAAAAAAATCCAAAAAGCTCAAAAAAAAAATAAAGAAGCTGATAAAGTAACTTTGAAATCACATCAAGAACTAAAATCTGCTTATGAGCTTTTTTTGATGGAGTTTGAAGACGAGTTTTAG
- a CDS encoding Uma2 family endonuclease, with amino-acid sequence MGISKRADLEEYLLMELISDEKLEYINGTIRSMAGTTVEHNIIMSNLNRLLFRCLKEKGCLLITGDVKLFIEVCDKAFLYPDIHIYCGDLKKEKMKRGSYALKEPKIIIEILSSATTAYDKDEKFECYRQIKSVEKYIMIESDLSGEDEEGNPKTNKEPKVYVRDIENENKFTEEVFTIEGVLEILGCQIKIKDIYEFVI; translated from the coding sequence ATGGGAATTTCGAAAAGAGCAGATTTAGAGGAATATTTATTGATGGAATTGATATCAGATGAAAAACTAGAATACATCAATGGTACAATTCGCTCAATGGCAGGAACTACTGTCGAACACAATATCATAATGAGCAATCTAAACAGATTATTGTTTAGGTGCTTAAAAGAAAAAGGTTGTTTATTAATAACAGGAGATGTAAAACTATTTATAGAAGTCTGTGATAAAGCTTTTTTATATCCAGACATTCATATTTATTGTGGTGATTTGAAAAAGGAAAAAATGAAGCGAGGTTCATATGCACTCAAAGAACCAAAAATTATTATAGAAATTCTTTCTTCTGCTACAACAGCCTACGATAAAGATGAAAAATTTGAATGTTACAGGCAAATCAAATCTGTAGAGAAGTACATTATGATAGAAAGTGATTTGTCTGGAGAAGATGAAGAAGGAAATCCGAAAACTAATAAAGAACCTAAAGTATATGTTCGGGATATAGAAAATGAAAATAAATTCACAGAAGAAGTCTTTACTATAGAAGGAGTTTTAGAGATTTTGGGATGCCAAATAAAAATAAAGGATATTTACGAATTTGTAATCTAA
- a CDS encoding DUF1415 domain-containing protein has protein sequence MDKKNIETTTKKWLEDWILRLNLCPFAHSVYAKNQIRFEIEESNSFEKCVQKAVSEIVFLEENNNDKSQNYIDTTLLVFPNTFLNPNEKLNDEENTSFNDFLDFVALLDLYLEQNNLESKFQLVAFHPNYIFEGEDKNSKSHFTNRSPYPILHVLREESVEKVIENYNQVASIPQKNIEKLEKMKDADFEWLESFKK, from the coding sequence ATGGATAAAAAAAATATAGAAACCACTACCAAAAAATGGCTAGAAGATTGGATTTTAAGGCTAAATCTTTGTCCGTTTGCTCATTCTGTGTACGCAAAAAATCAAATTCGTTTTGAGATAGAAGAAAGCAATAGTTTTGAGAAATGCGTACAAAAGGCTGTTTCTGAAATTGTGTTTTTAGAAGAAAATAATAATGATAAAAGTCAAAATTATATAGATACAACGCTTTTAGTTTTTCCAAATACTTTTTTAAACCCTAATGAAAAGCTAAATGACGAAGAAAATACTTCATTCAACGATTTTTTAGATTTTGTAGCTTTATTGGATTTATATTTGGAGCAAAATAACTTAGAAAGTAAATTTCAACTTGTTGCTTTTCATCCAAATTATATTTTTGAAGGAGAAGACAAAAACTCAAAAAGTCATTTTACCAATCGCAGTCCTTATCCTATTTTACATGTTTTGAGAGAAGAAAGCGTAGAAAAAGTAATTGAAAATTATAATCAAGTAGCATCTATTCCTCAAAAAAATATAGAAAAATTAGAAAAAATGAAAGATGCTGATTTTGAATGGTTAGAATCTTTTAAAAAGTAA
- the rodA gene encoding rod shape-determining protein RodA — protein sequence MYGSSSSSRSPFSQLDWMTILLFFGLLTWGWISIYAAIYDAEKTYSITEFLFKTNAGKQIVWIGLATVLAFVLTLLDVRLFASFSPFFYIITMALLVGVLLFGREIAGSKSWFDFGGIRFQPAELAKVGTALMIAFFLGNKRVSAEKWKYIGILMVIIGIPAVLTILQGDTGSAMVFASFFIVFYREGLPSFIMVIGLSAIILLVATLVMLSDLWGLMQRIIVAGGTILLFIQLIDFFRRRAEDRPKWFVFMIEIGLNVALLTMPWWLPVQEYQSEDIALVKSESFKENLMWLAGIFGIWLLIKGIFSVTVDKKYKPIWLTGFIVMATVAIVGGLDFFVKDVLKEYQRKRLEVLVDPTQGKQDFGWQVYNSKSAISSGGLTGKGFLEGTHTKLNYVPDQSTDFIYCTIGEEQGWVGSFGVLVLFVLLFFRLIHVAERQKSKFSRVYAYGVVSILFYHFVVNIGMTIGLFPVIGIPLPFFSYGGSSLWGFTLLLFILVKLDMHRKTEVKID from the coding sequence ATGTATGGTTCATCTTCCTCTTCTCGTTCGCCTTTCTCTCAACTAGATTGGATGACAATTTTATTGTTTTTTGGTCTTCTCACTTGGGGCTGGATTAGTATCTACGCAGCCATTTATGATGCTGAAAAAACGTATTCTATAACAGAGTTTTTATTCAAGACCAATGCAGGAAAACAAATCGTGTGGATTGGACTGGCTACGGTTCTTGCCTTCGTTCTGACCCTCTTAGATGTTCGGCTTTTTGCTTCCTTCTCTCCCTTTTTTTATATCATTACGATGGCTTTGCTAGTCGGGGTTTTGCTTTTTGGTAGAGAAATAGCAGGTTCTAAGTCGTGGTTTGATTTTGGGGGAATCCGTTTCCAACCTGCCGAACTTGCCAAAGTAGGAACGGCTCTGATGATAGCCTTTTTCTTAGGAAATAAACGTGTTAGTGCCGAAAAATGGAAGTATATCGGCATTCTGATGGTCATTATTGGTATTCCTGCTGTCCTTACCATCTTACAAGGCGATACAGGTTCTGCAATGGTTTTTGCTAGTTTTTTCATCGTTTTTTATCGTGAAGGTTTGCCTTCTTTCATTATGGTAATTGGTCTTTCAGCGATTATACTTTTGGTGGCTACGCTCGTTATGCTTTCGGATTTATGGGGATTGATGCAACGGATTATCGTGGCAGGAGGAACTATTCTACTTTTTATTCAGCTTATAGACTTTTTTAGGAGACGAGCCGAAGACCGTCCGAAGTGGTTTGTTTTTATGATAGAAATAGGTTTGAATGTGGCACTACTAACAATGCCTTGGTGGCTTCCTGTGCAAGAGTATCAATCAGAAGATATTGCGCTTGTCAAATCTGAATCTTTCAAAGAAAATTTGATGTGGTTAGCAGGAATTTTTGGAATATGGCTATTAATTAAAGGAATTTTTTCGGTTACGGTAGATAAAAAATACAAACCTATTTGGCTTACTGGCTTTATCGTAATGGCTACTGTGGCTATCGTGGGAGGATTAGACTTTTTTGTGAAAGATGTTTTGAAAGAATATCAGCGCAAAAGATTAGAAGTTTTGGTCGACCCAACACAAGGAAAACAAGATTTTGGATGGCAAGTTTATAACTCAAAAAGTGCCATTAGTTCTGGAGGACTCACAGGAAAAGGATTCTTAGAAGGAACACATACAAAACTAAATTACGTACCCGACCAAAGCACCGACTTTATTTATTGTACTATCGGAGAAGAACAAGGCTGGGTAGGAAGTTTTGGCGTTTTGGTGCTTTTTGTCTTGCTATTTTTTAGGCTTATTCACGTAGCAGAACGGCAAAAATCAAAATTTTCTAGGGTGTACGCTTATGGTGTAGTTTCTATTTTATTTTATCATTTTGTTGTAAATATTGGAATGACCATTGGACTTTTTCCTGTAATTGGTATTCCGTTGCCGTTTTTTAGTTATGGAGGTTCGTCGCTTTGGGGTTTTACGTTATTGCTTTTTATTCTGGTAAAATTAGATATGCACCGTAAAACAGAAGTGAAAATAGATTAA